ATTGGATGGCAGGGCCATAGTTTTCACTCCTGTTCCCATTCCAGCGATTAAATGTTATGTTGTGAAATTATAATCAAAATTGAGAAACTTCAGCTAATCTTCAGTATCACCTTTTACAAGACTGTGGCAAAATTAAGGTTTTGATCAATTAATCaactcaaaaaacattttttttaaatccttcatCCTTTCAGTCAACCTCTGCTGCCAAGAGAGGGATAAGgcatagaagatgaatgaatgaatggatggatgtaacaaacatcacaattaaaaaaataataataaaaagcagaTATTGTAAGAAATCCAAAAACCCATAGTTCTTAGCAGCCCTGTTGGTGTGCCTGTGGTTCAGCGTAAGCGTGAAAGTGTGCCACAAGTACATAACAAGTCAAGGACATAACACAgtttataataaaagaaaaattttttttgttttgtttttttcctggctctcattaatatataataataataataataataataataataataataataataataaatgtggaCATTTTCAATCCATTCTAAATAGTCGTGATACTTCTGATTGGATCACTGAATAATAAAACCAGTTTGATTCTTCAGTTAAAGCCTGGTATGGCTCTACAGGAAACCACTACGCAGACTAAAAGGGGTGAATTTTTGAGCCTGCTGGGCTCCAATTTCAGCCACATACAGAGCCCCAGTCTTCAGGTCCAGGTCAACCAGGTGGGGCTTCACATCATCCGCGAGCTGGATCACACTGATCACTTTGCACTGGCCAATTAAACCCACGGGTGGTGCATCCAGTAACGATATCTGATTGGTGTTGAGctggacaacaacaaaatacttCTTGTCTGGGGTCAGACGAACCGAGTAAGGGGCATCCTCTGTGAAGCAGCTCCCCCACGTGCCTAGCCAGTCGCCAGTGATGGAGTTAAAAACCTGGATCCTTTTATTGCCCCTGTCTGCCACCCACACCCTTTGGGCATTGTCCACAGTCACACTGTGGGGGATGTAGAACTGAGCTAGTCCTTGACCTTTCTCTCCGTGCATCCAACACACCTGCTGCTCTTTAGACAGCTTGATGAGGCGATTGTTCATTCCTCCATCACCGTCCACAATGTACATTTCCCCAGAGCTGTGTATGAAAATCTCAGCTGGCTGGTCGAATTGAAGAGGGTTCAAACCAGAGCCTGCCTTCCCTGGTGTACCAAGCACCTGACAAATTAAGgaaatattcagttttacaTTAATTGCAT
Above is a genomic segment from Echeneis naucrates chromosome 19, fEcheNa1.1, whole genome shotgun sequence containing:
- the LOC115059865 gene encoding NHL repeat-containing protein 3, whose product is MLTKKRGHKCLIASTMASLVLLLMVLYGTIGTHQQQPGRSSLTQDYQLLGRPLYKLELSWPRNPEVFTGEVFGVAVDQYAGVLYVAQRGDNVPKVLLFTTDGDFLMSWNTTTLEMPHGIFLADAASSNPTVWITDVGNGPYGHCIKQYSPSGKLLQVLGTPGKAGSGLNPLQFDQPAEIFIHSSGEMYIVDGDGGMNNRLIKLSKEQQVCWMHGEKGQGLAQFYIPHSVTVDNAQRVWVADRGNKRIQVFNSITGDWLGTWGSCFTEDAPYSVRLTPDKKYFVVVQLNTNQISLLDAPPVGLIGQCKVISVIQLADDVKPHLVDLDLKTGALYVAEIGAQQAQKFTPFSLRSGFL